One genomic segment of Musa acuminata AAA Group cultivar baxijiao chromosome BXJ3-3, Cavendish_Baxijiao_AAA, whole genome shotgun sequence includes these proteins:
- the LOC135632560 gene encoding low affinity inorganic phosphate transporter 4-like, with protein MSSSPNLAVLEALDTARTQWYHVTAIVIAGMGFFTDAYDLFCISTVSKLLGRLYYDGKDGEPGKLPTPVNNLVIGVALVGTLMGQLVFGWLGDKLGRKKVYGITLILMAICAIGSGLSFGKTKGAVMGSLCFFRFWLGFGIGGDYPLSATIMSEYANKKTRGQFIAAVFAMQGVGIIFAGLVSMTLSAIFLHYNPAPTFTENPDLSTQHAGDFLWRIVLMLGALPAVVTFYWRMKMPETARYTALIAGNAKQAAHDMEKVLEIDIQAEPDRLSQFKSANDYKLFSREFVRRHGSHLVGTMTTWFLLDIAFYSQNLTQKDIFQAIHLTNKAKNVNALREVFEISRAMFVVALLGTFPGYWFTVVFIEKLGRYLIQLIGFFMMSMFMLILGIKYDYLKEHNHMLFAVLFGLTFFFANFGPNSTTFVLPAELFPTRVRSTCHALSAASGKAGAMIGAFVVQSYTLSQEPSKIKKALIVLSFTNMLGFFFTFLVSETKGKSLEEISGENERVSGKEERGGI; from the coding sequence ATGTCGTCATCGCCAAACCTCGCCGTGCTCGAAGCGCTCGACACAGCGCGCACGCAGTGGTATCATGTTACAGCCATCGTCATCGCCGGCATGGGCTTCTTCACCGATGCGTACGACCTCTTCTGCATATCCACCGTCTCCAAGCTCCTCGGGCGTCTCTACTACGATGGCAAAGACGGCGAACCGGGCAAGCTCCCCACGCCGGTCAACAATCTCGTCATCGGCGTAGCCCTCGTCGGCACACTCATGGGTCAGCTCGTCTTTGGCTGGCTCGGAGACAAGCTCGGGCGCAAGAAGGTCTACGGGATCACCCTCATCCTCATGGCCATCTGCGCCATCGGCTCCGGCCTCTCGTTCGGAAAAACGAAGGGGGCAGTCATGGGGAGCCTCTGCTTCTTCCGCTTCTGGCTCGGCTTCGGTATCGGCGGCGACTACCCTCTCTCCGCCACCATCATGTCGGAGTACGCCAACAAGAAGACTCGCGGCCAGTTCATCGCCGCCGTCTTCGCCATGCAGGGCGTCGGGATCATCTTCGCGGGGCTCGTCTCTATGACGCTCTCCGCGATCTTCCTCCACTACAACCCGGCGCCGACTTTTACTGAGAACCCGGACCTCTCCACCCAGCATGCCGGCGACTTCCTCTGGCGGATCGTGCTGATGCTCGGAGCTCTCCCCGCGGTCGTCACCTTCTACTGGCGCATGAAGATGCCCGAGACGGCGCGCTACACCGCGCTGATCGCCGGGAACGCAAAGCAGGCGGCGCACGACATGGAGAAGGTCCTCGAGATCGACATCCAAGCGGAGCCAGACAGGTTATCCCAGTTCAAGTCCGCCAACGATTACAAGCTGTTCTCGCGTGAGTTCGTCAGGAGGCACGGGTCGCACCTGGTGGGTACCATGACCACCTGGTTCCTCCTCGACATCGCGTTCTACAGCCAGAATCTCACCCAGAAGGACATCTTCCAGGCGATCCACTTGACCAACAAGGCGAAGAACGTGAACGCTCTCAGAGAAGTGTTCGAGATCTCGCGGGCCATGTTCGTGGTGGCGCTGCTGGGGACCTTCCCCGGCTACTGGTTCACAGTGGTATTCATCGAGAAGCTCGGGAGGTACCTGATCCAGCTCATCGGCTTCTTCATGATGTCAATGTTCATGCTGATTCTGGGCATCAAGTACGACTACCTCAAGGAGCATAACCACATGCTGTTCGCGGTTCTGTTCGGGCTGACCTTCTTCTTCGCCAACTTCGGGCCGAACAGCACCACCTTCGTGCTGCCGGCGGAGCTGTTCCCGACGCGGGTGCGGTCGACCTGCCACGCGCTGAGCGCGGCGTCGGGGAAGGCCGGCGCCATGATCGGGGCTTTTGTGGTGCAAAGCTACACTCTGAGCCAGGAGCCGAGCAAGATCAAGAAGGCGCTTATCGTGCTGTCGTTTACCAATATGCTGGGCTTCTTCTTCACCTTCTTGGTGTCGGAGACAAAGGGGAAGTCCTTGGAAGAGATCTCCGGGGAGAATGAAAGAGTCAGCGGCAAAGAAGAACGAGGTGGAATTTAG
- the LOC103978865 gene encoding uncharacterized protein LOC103978865 isoform X1 yields MAEGGGGRAKARFLRCPICDALLPDLGNFTACRCGACGSTVRAKGDNLAIDSTPERSYNRVDLRPLASEPHDGIGRYRRSSKARFSDSTSSEDEMAKGSKEERGTKPDRDRVPTFYRTTRDRMKATPSPNYLEEGPSALHDGSYTDNRSKKQDQSWIDGVDHLSQNPIQLLKQLDELRDRIGRSCEVTEEPRERMPLKLRGLHAPERTYVPAAQSPERLRIRRQLDVDPLVYNRHDEFDHEPACSCTHCYHKYRLLPDRVVPHSVSSQSRRGSYLVQNRGSYPVRTQEFNQRVRSREPLIQKQATISKKKDKHLCQPFAGAAPFVFCSNCFELLRLPQIILLVSKKICTLCCGSCSEVMSLELIGKRLVASATPPSTAQAETKGSSPVEVKQIKQSKAHIIGESDTSYHEADDGPCELMQSTDDNPPICSQGLMERECVSHLSEAEKTKRPSMSSNMSDNVESPDSAKYQRATPSTTELPFHAEVISDAAGSPAQDHLGHPSSSQVMDGSGNGGMNEYSDQETVVSYTDKFRQNSAKNEVVTEIDVSGHEYPSSSFSGDYQEKEKYENQAGIGISDDSLVFSQLVQDERSEVSVNGHPIVDHLVRKAEKQAGRIYPGEYWYDHRAGFWGVMGQPCLGIIPPFIQEFNYPISKNCAGGNTGVLVNGRELHHKDLALLVRRGLPTTAGRSYVLEFSGNVFDEVSGEELGNLGKLAPTLFGTAASLETTGIDIKLLLATKITVNVSRKTFSICQMCLDLCQGLKNLEQYRDKTV; encoded by the exons ATGGCGGAGGGCGGTGGCGGACGAGCCAAAGCTCGGTTCTTGCGCTGTCCCATCTGCGATGCTCTCCTCCCGGATCTCGGAAATTTCACTGCCTGCCGTTGCGGTGCTTGTGGTTCTACTGTCCGAG CAAAGGGAGATAATTTGGCAATAGATTCTACGCCAGAGAGATCTTATAATAGGGTCGATCTGAGACCGTTAGCGAGTGAACCACATGATGGAATTGGGAGGTACCGCCGATCTTCGAAAGCTCGATTTAGCGATTCCACATCCAGTGAAGATGAGATGGCCAAAGGATCGAAAGAGGAGCGAGGAACGAAACCTGACAGGGACAGAGTACCGACATTCTACCGAACGACACGAGATCGGATGAAGGCCACTCCATCACCAAATTACCTGGAAGAAGGGCCGTCTGCTTTGCATGATGGATCTTATACTGATAACCGTTCCAAGAAGCAAGATCAATCTTGGATTGATGGAGTTGACCACCTGAGTCAGAACCCGATCCAGCTTCTGAAGCAGCTTGATGAATTAAGAGATCGGATCGGTCGATCATGTGAGGTCACTGAGGAACCAAGGGAAAGGATGCCATTGAAGCTACGTGGGCTACATGCACCTGAGAGAACTTATGTTCCCGCTGCTCAGTCCCCAGAGAGATTAAGGATCCGTAGACAACTCGATGTAGATCCTTTGGTCTATAATCGTCATGATGAATTTGATCATGAGCCTGCCTGCTCTTGTACACACTGCTATCACAAATATAGGTTGTTGCCAGACAGGGTTGTCCCTCATTCTGTCAGCTCCCAGAGCCGGAGAGGTAGTTATCTTGTGCAGAATCGTGGGTCCTATCCTGTCAGGACACAGGAATTCAATCAAAGAGTGCGATCTCGAGAGCCACTTATTCAGAAACAGGCCACAATCTCCAAAAAGAAGGACAAGCATCTTTGTCAACCTTTTGCTGGTGCTGCTCCTTTTGTATTTTGCTCTAATTGTTTTGAACTGCTGAGGCTACCTCAGATAATTCTACTCGTGTCAAAGAAAATCTGCACGTTGTGCTGTGGATCATGCTCTGAGGTAATGTCCTTAGAGCTTATCGGAAAGAGGCTTGTTGCTTCTGCCACTCCACCATCCACAGCTCAAGCCGAAACCAAAGGCAGTTCTCCTGTCGAAGTGAAACAAATTAAGCAATCTAAAGCCCATATTATTGGAGAATCAGATACTTCTTACCATGAAGCTGATGATGGCCCATGCGAACTTATGCAGTCGACAGATGACAACCCTCCCATATGTAGTCAGGGACTGATGGAAAGAGAATGTGTGTCACACTTAAGTGAAGCAGAGAAAACAAAGAGACCTTCAATGTCTTCCAATATGTCTGATAACGTGGAAAGCCCAGATAGTGCAAAATATCAGAGAGCTACACCCAGCACAACAGAACTTCCATTTCATGCAGAAGTCATTTCAGATGCTGCAGGTTCACCAGCTCAGGATCATCTTGGACACCCATCATCCAGTCAAGTAATGGATGGTTCCGGAAATGGAGGCATGAATGAATATTCTGATCAGGAAACAGTAGTTTCCTACACTGACAAGTTTCGGCAGAACTCTGCAAAAAATGAAGTGGTTACTGAGATTGATGTGTCAGGGCATGAATATCCCAGTTCTAGTTTTTCTGGGGATTACCAGGAGAAAGAGAAATATGAAAATCAAGCTGGGATTGGCATAAGTGATGATTCATTGGTTTTTAGTCAGCTAGTGCAAGATGAAAGATCTGAAGTTTCAGTCAATGGTCACCCTATTGTTGATCACTTGGTTAGGAAGGCTGAAAAACAAGCTGGACGCATTTATCCGGGAGAGTATTG GTATGATCATCGTGCTGGATTTTGGGGTGTCATGGGGCAGCCATGTCTTGGGATAATTCCG CCATTTATACAAGAATTTAATTATCCTATATCCAAGAATTGTGCTGGTGGGAATACTGGGGTTCTTGTTAATGGAAGAGAGCTACATCATAAAGACCTAGCTTTGCTGGTTCGACGAGGACTCCCAACTACAGCTGGTCGATCTTATGTTCTTGAGTTTTCAGGGAATGTTTTTGATGAAGTCTCAGGTGAAGAGCTGGGTAATCTTGGGAAGCTCGCACCAAC GTTGTTTGGCACTGCTGCTTCCTTGGAGACTACTGGCATTGACATTAAATTGTTACTTGCTACGAAAATAACTGTTAATGTTTCTAGGAAAACATTTTCCATATGTCAAATGTGTCTTGATTTGTGCCAAGGTTTGAAAAATCTGGAGCAGTATCGGGATAAGACTGTCTGA
- the LOC103978865 gene encoding uncharacterized protein LOC103978865 isoform X2, whose product MAEGGGGRAKARFLRCPICDALLPDLGNFTACRCGACGSTVRAKGDNLAIDSTPERSYNRVDLRPLASEPHDGIGRYRRSSKARFSDSTSSEDEMAKGSKEERGTKPDRDRVPTFYRTTRDRMKATPSPNYLEEGPSALHDGSYTDNRSKKQDQSWIDGVDHLSQNPIQLLKQLDELRDRIGRSCEVTEEPRERMPLKLRGLHAPERTYVPAAQSPERLRIRRQLDVDPLVYNRHDEFDHEPACSCTHCYHKYRLLPDRVVPHSVSSQSRRGSYLVQNRGSYPVRTQEFNQRVRSREPLIQKQATISKKKDKHLCQPFAGAAPFVFCSNCFELLRLPQIILLVSKKICTLCCGSCSEVMSLELIGKRLVASATPPSTAQAETKGSSPVEVKQIKQSKAHIIGESDTSYHEADDGPCELMQSTDDNPPICSQGLMERECVSHLSEAEKTKRPSMSSNMSDNVESPDSAKYQRATPSTTELPFHAEVISDAAGSPAQDHLGHPSSSQVMDGSGNGGMNEYSDQETVVSYTDKFRQNSAKNEVVTEIDVSGHEYPSSSFSGDYQEKEKYENQAGIGISDDSLVFSQLVQDERSEVSVNGHPIVDHLVRKAEKQAGRIYPGEYWYDHRAGFWGVMGQPCLGIIPPFIQEFNYPISKNCAGGNTGVLVNGRELHHKDLALLVRRGLPTTAGRSYVLEFSGNVFDEVSGEELGNLGKLAPTVEKMRRGFGMKVLR is encoded by the exons ATGGCGGAGGGCGGTGGCGGACGAGCCAAAGCTCGGTTCTTGCGCTGTCCCATCTGCGATGCTCTCCTCCCGGATCTCGGAAATTTCACTGCCTGCCGTTGCGGTGCTTGTGGTTCTACTGTCCGAG CAAAGGGAGATAATTTGGCAATAGATTCTACGCCAGAGAGATCTTATAATAGGGTCGATCTGAGACCGTTAGCGAGTGAACCACATGATGGAATTGGGAGGTACCGCCGATCTTCGAAAGCTCGATTTAGCGATTCCACATCCAGTGAAGATGAGATGGCCAAAGGATCGAAAGAGGAGCGAGGAACGAAACCTGACAGGGACAGAGTACCGACATTCTACCGAACGACACGAGATCGGATGAAGGCCACTCCATCACCAAATTACCTGGAAGAAGGGCCGTCTGCTTTGCATGATGGATCTTATACTGATAACCGTTCCAAGAAGCAAGATCAATCTTGGATTGATGGAGTTGACCACCTGAGTCAGAACCCGATCCAGCTTCTGAAGCAGCTTGATGAATTAAGAGATCGGATCGGTCGATCATGTGAGGTCACTGAGGAACCAAGGGAAAGGATGCCATTGAAGCTACGTGGGCTACATGCACCTGAGAGAACTTATGTTCCCGCTGCTCAGTCCCCAGAGAGATTAAGGATCCGTAGACAACTCGATGTAGATCCTTTGGTCTATAATCGTCATGATGAATTTGATCATGAGCCTGCCTGCTCTTGTACACACTGCTATCACAAATATAGGTTGTTGCCAGACAGGGTTGTCCCTCATTCTGTCAGCTCCCAGAGCCGGAGAGGTAGTTATCTTGTGCAGAATCGTGGGTCCTATCCTGTCAGGACACAGGAATTCAATCAAAGAGTGCGATCTCGAGAGCCACTTATTCAGAAACAGGCCACAATCTCCAAAAAGAAGGACAAGCATCTTTGTCAACCTTTTGCTGGTGCTGCTCCTTTTGTATTTTGCTCTAATTGTTTTGAACTGCTGAGGCTACCTCAGATAATTCTACTCGTGTCAAAGAAAATCTGCACGTTGTGCTGTGGATCATGCTCTGAGGTAATGTCCTTAGAGCTTATCGGAAAGAGGCTTGTTGCTTCTGCCACTCCACCATCCACAGCTCAAGCCGAAACCAAAGGCAGTTCTCCTGTCGAAGTGAAACAAATTAAGCAATCTAAAGCCCATATTATTGGAGAATCAGATACTTCTTACCATGAAGCTGATGATGGCCCATGCGAACTTATGCAGTCGACAGATGACAACCCTCCCATATGTAGTCAGGGACTGATGGAAAGAGAATGTGTGTCACACTTAAGTGAAGCAGAGAAAACAAAGAGACCTTCAATGTCTTCCAATATGTCTGATAACGTGGAAAGCCCAGATAGTGCAAAATATCAGAGAGCTACACCCAGCACAACAGAACTTCCATTTCATGCAGAAGTCATTTCAGATGCTGCAGGTTCACCAGCTCAGGATCATCTTGGACACCCATCATCCAGTCAAGTAATGGATGGTTCCGGAAATGGAGGCATGAATGAATATTCTGATCAGGAAACAGTAGTTTCCTACACTGACAAGTTTCGGCAGAACTCTGCAAAAAATGAAGTGGTTACTGAGATTGATGTGTCAGGGCATGAATATCCCAGTTCTAGTTTTTCTGGGGATTACCAGGAGAAAGAGAAATATGAAAATCAAGCTGGGATTGGCATAAGTGATGATTCATTGGTTTTTAGTCAGCTAGTGCAAGATGAAAGATCTGAAGTTTCAGTCAATGGTCACCCTATTGTTGATCACTTGGTTAGGAAGGCTGAAAAACAAGCTGGACGCATTTATCCGGGAGAGTATTG GTATGATCATCGTGCTGGATTTTGGGGTGTCATGGGGCAGCCATGTCTTGGGATAATTCCG CCATTTATACAAGAATTTAATTATCCTATATCCAAGAATTGTGCTGGTGGGAATACTGGGGTTCTTGTTAATGGAAGAGAGCTACATCATAAAGACCTAGCTTTGCTGGTTCGACGAGGACTCCCAACTACAGCTGGTCGATCTTATGTTCTTGAGTTTTCAGGGAATGTTTTTGATGAAGTCTCAGGTGAAGAGCTGGGTAATCTTGGGAAGCTCGCACCAAC AGTTGAGAAAATGAGACGGGGATTTGGTATGAAGGTTCTGAGGTGA
- the LOC135633817 gene encoding transcription factor WRKY19-like, which yields MPDMEKGKASEQPGLLLAELARVQELAREMEAEHGRHSTDEFRRSLLHDLLVSIEKAICTAKSTAPDVNPQPADGDSPRSSGESSRSETSKLTFREQMSKKRKKLPKWTREVRVSSGAGGGVHGPVDDGYSWRKYGQKDILGSKHPRGYYRCTHRIMQGCPATKQVQRSDEDPLLFHVTYHGAHTCLPKSPAAPASASAWLSQEQQQQEEKEPVDRQQQNQDLLLRFQTGLRVKTEDLELGGHGQNSLSFSFASPSTTTDSGFISRASPAFLSPTSDSTYFSFSPYSLKGGGIKLRSPESGITGANSASDSPAAADMDLMLQDLDFESDFSSFFS from the exons ATGCCGGACATGGAGAAAGGCAAAGCAAGCGAACAACCAGGGCTTCTGCTGGCTGAGCTAGCTCGAGTGCAGGAGCTGGCGAGAGAGATGGAAGCTGAACATGGCCGGCACTCTACAGATGAATTCCGCAGATCGCTGCTGCACGACTTGCTCGTGTCGATCGAGAAGGCCATTTGCACGGCCAAGTCTACCGCACCGGACGTCAACCCGCAGCCTGCGGATGGAGACTCTCCGCGCTCCTCCGGCGAGAGCTCCCGGAGCGAGACATCCAAGCTGACCTTCAGGGAGCAGATGTCCAAGAAGAG GAAGAAACTGCCCAAGTGGACCAGGGAGGTGCGAGTGAGCTCAGGCGCCGGCGGCGGAGTCCATGGCCCTGTCGACGACGGCTATAGCTGGAGGAAGTACGGCCAAAAGGATATCCTCGGGTCCAAACATCCAAG AGGCTACTACAGATGCACACATCGCATCATGCAGGGTTGCCCGGCGACGAAGCAAGTGCAGCGATCAGACGAGGACCCGCTGCTGTTTCATGTGACCTATCATGGGGCGCACACCTGCCTTCCGAAGAGCCCTGCGGCAccagcatcagcatcagcatgGCTGTCGCAGGAGCAGCAACAGCAGGAAGAGAAGGAGCCCGTGGATCGGCAGCAGCAGAACCAAGACTTGCTTTTGAGATTCCAAACGGGGCTCCGAGTGAAGACGGAAGACTTGGAGTTGGGCGGCCATGGCCAGAACTCGCTTTCCTTCTCCTTCGCGTCGCCTTCCACGACGACCGACAGTGGCTTCATTAGCAGAGCCTCGCCTGCCTTCCTCTCCCCAACATCAGACTCGACCTACTTCTCGTTCTCGCCATACAGCTTGAAAGGAGGAGGAATCAAGCTTCGGAGCCCTGAGTCTGGCATCACAGGAGCTAATTCAGCTTCAGATTCACCTGCTGCTGCGGACATGGATTTAATGCTCCAAGACCTAGACTTCGAATCGGACTTCTCCAGCTTCTTCTCATGA
- the LOC135632561 gene encoding transcription factor TRY-like: MQPEITSHDDELQDVSSKEWEFIDMSEEEEDLIYRMYRIVGDRWALIAGRVPGRTPEEIERFWIMTHGECFEEKKRRRQRRVALD; this comes from the exons ATGCAGCCGGAGATCACGAGCCATGATGATGAATTGCAAG ATGTCAGTAGCAAGGAGTGGGAGTTCATCGACATgtcggaggaagaggaagacctCATCTACAGGATGTATAGGATCGTCGGCGACAG gtgggcgctcaTAGCAGGTCGAGTCCCAGGAAGGACGCCGGAGGAGATCGAGAGGTTCTGGATCATGACCCACGGTGAATGTTTCGAGGAGAAGAAGCGGAGGAGACAGCGGAGGGTGGCGTTGGACTGA
- the LOC103978862 gene encoding uncharacterized protein LOC103978862, with protein sequence MSTRRRDRRNPGGPTPTAPRPAATSRSHHTLFSTPLLPLALFALAAIVLLLIMYRGGKTGLPEATSLALSVYERGLVKPNVAFQEILAENSRFSENRSRRHFPNPVLAYITPWNSRGYEKAKLFSSRLTHLSPVWYELKSEGKRLVLEGRHNADREWISKIRTSGNSLILPRVVLEAFPVDLLLKKKWSKAIDIIIKECKDMGYDGIVLESWSRWAAYGILHDPDMRNMGLDFIKELGKALHSLTSVESDHHPLELIYVIPAPRSQKLDEYDFGPQDLQQLCDAVDGFSLMTYDFSGPQSPGPNAPLSWIRSSLSMLLGDTNTSAHSHAHKILLGLNYYGNDFLVSEGSGGGAITGTDYISLLEKHRPVIRWDNTSAEHFFIYSHNNARHGVFYPSLLSLSMRLDEARVWGAGLSIWEIGQGLDYFFDLL encoded by the exons ATGTCGACCAGGAGGCGGGACCGGCGCAACCCTGGCGGTCCGACTCCGACAGCCCCACGTCCAGCGGCCACCTCCAGATCTCATCACACTCTATTCTCCACGCCGCTTCTCCCGCTCGCCCTCTTCGCCCTCGCTGCGATCGTGCTCCTCCTCATCATGTACCGAGGCGGCAAGACTGGCCTGCCGGAAGCCACGTCGCTAGCCCTCTCCGTATACGAGAGGGGCCTCGTAAAGCCCAACGTCGCTTTCCAAGAAATCCTTGCC GAGAACTCGCGGTTTTCAGAGAACCGATCGAGACGCCATTTCCCGAATCCGGTGCTGGCGTATATAACTCCTTG GAATTCAAGGGGATACGAAAAGGCGAAGCTGTTTAGTTCCAGATTAACACATCTATCACCTGTGTGGTACGAGTTGAAGAG TGAAGGCAAGAGGCTAGTTTTAGAAGGACGGCATAATGCTGACAGGGAGTGGATCTCAAAGATTCGGACTAGTGGAAATTCTCTG ATATTACCCAGAGTTGTCTTGGAAGCATTTCCTGTGGACCTACTTCTAAAGAAGAAGTGGAGTAAGGCAATTGATATCATAATAAAAGAATGCAA GGACATGGGATATGATGGTATTGTTTTGGAATCCTGGTCAAGATGGGCAGCCTATGGTATCTTGCATGATCCGGACATGCGTAATATG GGATTGGACTTTATCAAAGAGCTCGGTAAGGCTCTCCATTCTCTGACGTCAGTGGAAAGTGATCATCATCCATTGGAGTTGATCTATGTAATCCCAGCCCCACGttcacaaaagcttgatgaatatGATTTTGGACCACAAGATCTGCAACAACTTTGTGATGCTGTAGATGGTTTTTCTCTTATGACCTATGATTTTTCAGGACCTCAAAGTCCTGGTCCGAATGCTCCTCTCAGCTGGATACGCTCTTCATTGAGTATGCTTCTTGGTGATACCAACACTAGTGCTCACAGCCATGCGCACAAGATCTTGCTTGGTCTGAACTATTATGGGAATGATTTCCTTGTTTCAGAAG GTTCAGGTGGTGGAGCTATAACTGGTACAGACTACATTTCCTTGCTGGAGAAACACAGGCCAGTGATTCGCTGGGACAACACAAGTGCTGAGCATTTCTTCATCTACTCCCATAACAATGCAAGACATGGCGTGTTTTATCCCTCGCTGCTGTCGCTTTCTATGCGTCTGGATGAAGCTCGAGTTTGGGGAGCCGGCCTATCAATTTGGGAAATCGGACAAGGCTTAGACTACTTTTTTGATCTTTTGTAA